From the genome of Henningerozyma blattae CBS 6284 chromosome 8, complete genome:
TACTCGAGAATTCCCCTATGTAAATATCTagtgaataattatttaagttaataataactcATCAATACTTCTTCTATTATATGTACCCTTTAATTACCCTGACGGactactattttttttttcaaaattcaCCTTGTCTTAAATACCCGAAATTCGGAAACATCGAAATCTATTGGAATAAAAAGGGAGAAAACGAGGTTTATATTagaaaacaataaaaaagagATACAGACAGACAAGAGTAAATCaatacaaattaaaaaaaattagaaaaaaaaaaataaagctaAAGCAAGATGTCCAATCTAGTAACCAAGTATGCTGTGAACCGTCAACTGTTACGTTCTAGTCTTTTCAAATCCACTAGTACTTCTTTGAAGAATATCCGTCCATTGTCTTCCACTACTCCTCGTTCCAACGAAAAGACTCCTGTGAGTCCTTCCATCAAGGCCACATCTATTATCAACAGTTTACCAGGATCTTCTATATTATCCAAGACCGGTATCTTAGTTACTGGTGCAGCTGCCAGTGTCTATGCTATCTCCAATGAATTGTATGTTATTTCCGATGAAAGTATCCTTGTATTGACCTTCCTTGGGTTTATGGGTTTGGTAGCCAAATATATCAGTCCATTATATGGTGATTTTGCCAATGAAAGAATGAACAAGGTCAGTTCTATCTTGAACTCATCTAGAGAAAAGCATATGAACGCTGTCAAGGAAAGAATTGAAGATGTCAAAAGTCTTGATAGTGTTGTAGACACTACCAAGCTTTTATTTGATGTTTCAAGGGAAACTGTTGAATTAGAAGCTGAAGCTTTTGAACTACAACAACGTGTTGAATTAGCCACCGAGGCCAAGAGTGTTTTGGATTCTTGGGTCAGACATGAAGATAATATCAAGAAATTGCAACAAAAGCAATTGGTTGCTAGTGTTAAGGATCGTATTGAAAGCATGTTGGGCGATTCTAAGTTCCAAGAACAAGTATTGAACGAAAGTGTTacagaaattgaaaatttgtTGCGTTAATGTAATGTACGTAACATGACcctattttttcttgtatatcaattatatatatatattccaTTTTTCCATTTACATACatgtatatttatattattattattattataaatatatatatatatatgtatattcTATATTCTATATTCTCTATACTGTAAGTATATATAAACTGACCGATCcgtgaaaaaaaaaaactaatgagaaattaaaacagaagataaagaataaaataaataaaaaaaaaccttAAATAATGGATGATTCAGCCCACGTGATAGCTCCTCATGTGACCTCTGCAGGTATCCCTACACAAGCTCTTGATGCAGCTCGTTTAAGACTAGCACAATTGGCACAATCATTACGAAGGTTACGTGATGAACTAGCACAACCTCGTCCTCCTGCAGCACATACTTTAAATGCACAACTTGCAGTAGCACAAGCACAACTAGCATCAGCAGCTGCCACTTTACAGCATTTCCGTTCCACTTTGCGTTCGGCAGTCGCTTACCCATCATCTAGTTTTCCCACAACATCTCAAGAGgctttattattagcattaCTAAGAACTAAAAGAACTCCAGAAGTAGATGCGGCGCTAGCACGTGCAATCGATGCAGGTTCTGATACTACACCTCATGATGATGCACGCGATGGACGTTGGGCTGTTCAAGCTGTAGCAGCAGCACGTGCATTGCATGACGAtgaagaagaggaagaCCCTCGAATGGCTGTGCCTGTACGTACACGTACCACAACAAGTGATAGAGCGGCTGCAGAACAAGTTCTTGGTTTCTGTTTCTCTGGTGTTTGAATTGTATACAAGCGCATATGTATATGACTGAGTGAGTAagtgtgtgtgtgtgtgtgtatgtattattaaagattgaATGATAAGTATTTTGTGCGactatattatatatgaGATGCATTTACAACTTACAATGGTAACCGGTACATCTGATCCAAGATATATGAGCAAAAATAGTcttatattattacattTAAAAAGGTTTCCATATACTTACTTGTACAACACATAAtttaatcaaaaatttgtaaaacATTTGTAACTTATATAAATGTTTGTGAATTGTATCTATAccattatatatatatatatatataatggCAGCTATATTCTGAAACAAAATACTGTATTTGGCAATATAACATCAGTACACgcaaaatatcaaaatcataaaaaaaaaatattacgaGCACGTGACATTGTGTTCACGTGACCCCAATCACGTAAatgaatttcaaattttcacATGCGTTGCTATCACGTGATACTAATTATCATGTGACTTTCAGTTCCACGTGACGTCGCATATCACGTGATTATGTGTAAGTTATGATACCTTTTCCACCTTTTTAATTCGTTTTAAAACCCAAAATACTAATGCtgcaataaaaatacaatatattaaaagttGATGGACTACTATTAGTGCCAACTTTTTTCTGCATCACGTGATCTCAGTATCACGCGACCTAGTTTACTCCTTTCCGGTAATATCCTAAACAGGCAAGCTGCAAATTTTCACGCGATGGCCGGAAAATCGCAAAACGTCGCGAAaccattgaaaaaattgaaacgCGACGACCAAAGcgaaaagtatttaaacGCGATGATTTCCTGGGTTTGAAGCCCGAATGGGCGGCTACTAGGGACAGATGCCGCCGTTTCtatattaaataagttCAAATAAGTTTTCATAtagaataattataatcatttattatatttttttttttttacactCATTgcaataatatattttgttatattttgttataAAATTGCATAGATTTATATATAGAGATAATTTCCTCAAGAGAAATAAATCgcaaaaaaatagaaaattaaaaggaaaaaaaatatagaaagttttaaagaaattgaaaaaaatataacacccaaataataattattcattaattaGTCAAATTCCATCACTTCTACTACACATATAATTCATACCAATGACTTCACAAGTATCAAGGTTGGACAGACAAGTGGTGTTGTTGGAAACAGGTTCCACTCAAGTGGTACGTAATATGGCTGCTGATCAATTGGCCGATTTAGCTAAACAGCATCCAGAAGACATTCTTTCGCTGATATCTAGGGTATACCCTTTTCTCCTGGCAAAAAAATGGGAAACAAGAGTCACCGCGGCAAGAGCATTTGGTGGTATAATGGCTCATTACCCTATTTGGGAGGCCGATACCGACTCAATAAAAACTGAAAGCATACCAACAATAAAAGAGGAAGATTTCCATAACGATCTATCTCATATGTATTCTTTAGATCAATGGGATATGTCTTCGCTTCTAAAATCTGGGAAAACTTTACTGGCGTCAGGTACAGAAGAATATTCTGTTGATGAAGTTCCTACAAAATCATTAAAGACACAATCATCCAGTActccaaattcaaattcgaattcaaattcaaattcaacaGCTACCTCTAGTTCAGCACCTCCTGCTTCTAAAAAATCTGCAAGAATGATGGCCATGCAAAAGAGAAAACAAAGGATGAAATCAAAAACAGTATCCCCTACTGCTCCAACAACAACTATAACGTCAACATCGAATTCTTCGGAATTTAAAAACCCAAAACTATCGTTAAAGCAAAAAGACACTCCCTCTTCAACTTTACAGTCAGCCAAAATTGctaaagataaattaatattagaaaaatttattgatcAACAAAATGAAACTTGTTGGCCAGTACAACCAATTTATGATTTACTTCTGAATAATTTGATAGATGAAAATTGGGAAATTAGACACGGCTCCTCTTTAGGACTTCGagatttattgaaaaaacaTTCTTCATCCATTggtaaattatctaatttaaatcaagaggaaaataataaaagaaatctAAAGTATTTAGAAGATTTAGCCACAAGAATCATTACCATCTTTACATTAGATAGATTTGGTGATTATGTTTATGATACAGTAGTGGCACCAGTACGAGAATCTGCTGCTCAAACATTGGCCACTTTAATAcatgatttaaaagatataacTCTATTaactaaaatatttaattctttgaaaattttggtactacaaaataatcaagAATTTAAGAGTGATACAGgtataagaaaaatttggGAAGCCACTCATGGTGGGCTATTAGGTTTACGTTATTTTGTCTCTATAAAGACTGATTtcattttacaaaataattatttaaatgatattattgatattgtcATTTATGGTTTAAATCAAACCGATGACGATATCAAAAGTGTGGCTACTTCAATTCTAATACCAATTACcaatgaatttattaatttaaataatgaaaaaatagatGTGGTATTAACAACAACTTGGGCTTCACTTTCTCAAttagatgatgatttatCCTCTTCAGTAGGGTCTGTCATGGATCTTCTATCTAATTTGTGTCAacatgaaaaaattttagatattttgaaattaaaggCAGTTCAATTCCCTTCGGAATGGtcatttaaatctttagTCCCCAAATTATATCCATTTTTAAGACATTCAATCTCCTCAGTAAGAAAATCtgtattaaatttattattaacttttttaaatttaaaagatgattCTACAAAATCTTGGATTAATggtaaaatttttaaattaatttttcaaaatattttatttgaacaaaatgatgaaattttaaaattatctttCCAATTgtatcaattattattaaatcaatataaGTCAAAACATACTGAAAAATCAATAGATCATATATTTAGTAAGCATTTACAGCCAATGTTACATCTATTAAATACTCCAATAGGTGAAAACGGTAAAAATTATAGTATGGAAactcaatatattttaaagccttctattaattataaattacaTCCAGAGAAGAAAAGATCTTTGTCAAATCCACaagtttcaatttcaaatccACAAGATTcaacttcaaattcaaattccgTTAAAGATTCCTCAGATATACCAATCCCGGAATCTATTCTAAATGAACATATTAATATAGATGTCCCCATGATTAATGGTGATATTGCTCTGTTAGGTCcagaaattatttataatacaaGAATCCTAGCGGCTAAAGCGTTTGGTTTAACATTATCctattttaaattccaaatattaaaaccATTTTTCGAAAAAGTCTTGGTCCGTTGTTTGGAATTACCTTATGCAACTCCAAGATTATTATGTGCAATTATAATGTCTACATTTtgtaaagaaattaaatccaaaaatatttccatcgataaagataataataacctAATTGAATTGGTTTCAAATTGTTTTGGTCCATTAATGTATGAACAATTATCATCTCCTTCAACTTCATTACCTTCATTTAGAGAAATTGTTCCATGTTTAAAAGCTTTAAGAACTCAATGTCAAACCCTTTTAACTACTTTTGTAGATGTAGGTATGTTACCACAACATAAATTACCAACGGTCGCAGTCATCGTTCAAGGTGAAAAAGATGCTGGTCAACAAGCTTTTAGTATTGAAATGGCTGAGAAAATTTGTAACGAATATTacgataaattatttaaatcaatgaaTAACtcttataaattattagccAAAAAACCTTTAGAAGATGCAAAGAATAGAGTTTTATTCAACGTTCAATTAGCTAAGGAAGCTCAATCTTCAAGAACTTCAGGTATAGTAGCCAACTATTCCTCAGCTTATTTATTGTTCAATGGATTACCTACAAAATTGAACCCAATCATTAGATCTCTAATGGATAgtataaaagaagaaaaaaatcaaacttTACAACAAATGTCAGGTGATTCCATAATTTATctattaaatcttttaattgaaaataaaagaatcaatgtcttaaataaaatcattaaaaatttatgtGGGTTTATTTGTGTGGATACTTCAGAAGTTCCGGAATTTAAACAACAAATCCCATCGAATAATAATCCTGATTCAATATCAAATGATGATTATATCTTGACTTTAATCAAAGAAAAGACTTCATTAGCTGTTCAAGATGATGCAAATCTTTTAAGAATGACTCAAGAAGCgcaaattaaaagaaaaggtGCTTTATATACTCTAATGCAAATTTTCGGAACTTATGGTACCCAagtatttgataaaattgaatttttgaaaaatcatatttttgatCCActagataaattaaattctattGCCAAAGATGATCAATCAGAGATAACTGATTCTTTAGGTCAATCAATGGTTGATTCCTTGGGCATGCTAAGAGCTCTTTATGGTTCTATGGACAAGAAATTCCatgaagaatttataaTTCCTTATTTCCCCatcattttaaaatttttgacTTCAAAATTTTCTGTTTTCCGTTATTCTGCTGCAAGAACGTTTGCTGATTTTGCCAAGGCTTCACCTGTTCAAGTTATGACTTTCATCATCAGAAATGTTTTACCCCTTTTAAATAATGCTGGTTCTGTAATTGATCGTCAAGGTTCTGTAGAATTGATTTATCACATGTCTTTGTCAATGGAAACTGATATCTTACCTTATgtcatatttttaattgttccATTATTAGGTAGAATGAGTGATTCTAATCAAGATGTTAGAAATTTAGCAACTACTACTTTTgcatcaattattaaattggtTCCATTAGAAGAAGGTATAAAAGATCCAGAGGGATTACCAGAAGACTTAATGCAAGGTCGTGAAAGGGAGCGTGATTTCATTCAACAAATGATGGATCCTTCAAAGGCTCAAGAATTTAAAGTCCCTGTCGCTATTAAAGCTActttaagaaaatatcaACAAGATGGTGTTAATTGGTTAGCtttcttaaataaatatcatttaCATGGTATTTTATGTGATGATATGGGGTTAGGTAAAACTTTACAAACGATTTGTATTATGGCAAGTGAtcaatatttaagaaaacaAGAGTACGAAGAAACAAAATCAATAGAATCAAGGCCTTTACcttcattaattatttgTCCACCTTCTTTGACAGGTCATTGGGAATCTGAATTCGAACAATATGCaccatttttgaaaattttagtTTATGCTGGTGGTCCCTCCGTTCGTGTTCCATTAAGAAGTCAATTAAATGCCTCagatattattgttacTTCCTATGATGTCACTAGGAATGATTCTGACATTCTATCTAAATTGgattataattattgtGTCTTAGATGAAGgtcatattattaaaaactCCCAATCTAAACTGGCTAAGGCTGTAAAACAAATAAGAGCTAATCATAGATTAATCTTAACAGGTACACCAATTCAAAACAACGTCGTTGAATTGTGGTCCTTATTTGATTACTTGATGCCAGGTTTTCTTGGTACTGAAAAATCATTTCAGGAAAGATTTGCCAAACCAATCGCAGCTTCAAGAAACAGTAGAACTTCATCAAAAGAACAAGAAGCTGGTGCATTAGCATTAGAAGCGTTACATAAACAAGTTTTGCCATTTATGTTGAGAAGATTAAAGGAAGATGTCCTACAAGATTTACCTCCAAAGATTATTcaagattattattgtgAATTAAGTGATCttcaaaaacaattatatcAAGATTTTGcaaagaaacaaaagaatGTCgttgaaaaagatattgaaaatccAGCAGAAATGGATAATAAACAACATATTTTCCAAGCTTTACAATATATGAGAAAATTATGTAATCATCCATCTTTAGTTTTATCCCCAGGTCATCCACAATTGGCACAAGTAGAAAGCtatttaaaacaaacaGGTTTAGAATTGCATGATATTGTTAATGCTCCAAAATTAAACGCTTTACGCACATTATTATTCGAGTGTGGTATTGGTGAAGAAGATATGGAAAAGAAATCTACAAGTTCCTTACAAAgtcaattattaaagactGAAAATGTTATTTCTCAACATCGTGCTTTGATTTTCTGTCAATTGAAAGATATGTTGGATATGGTGGAAAATgatcttttcaaaaaatatatgcCCTCTGTAACATATATGAGATTGGATGGTAGTGTTGATCCTAGAAATAGACAAGAAGTGGTTAAGAAGTTTAATGAGGATCCATCTATTGATTGTCTATTATTGACTACCAAAGTTGGTGGTTTAGGTTTAAATTTGACTGGTGCTGATACTGTTATCTTTGTAGAGCATGATTGGAATCCAATGAATGATTTACAAGCCATGGATCGTGCTCATAGATTAGGTCAAAAGAAGGTTGTTAATGtttatagaattattacaaaGGCCACTttggaagaaaaaattatgggTTTAcagaaatttaaaatgaatattgcTTCTACAATTGTTAATCAGCAAAATAGTGGTCTTGCATCTATGGATACAAAccaattattagatttatttgatgCCGATAATGTTCCATCTCAAGAATCAGAAGAAAGGCAAAGAATGGCGCTTTACAAGTGGATGATATTGCAAATGAAACTGGTTTGAGTGGTAAGGCAAGAGAAGCTTTAGgagaattaaaagaattatggGATTCCTCTCAATATGAGGAGGAATATAATTTGGATAATTTCATAAAAACTTTGCATTAAAAGTCACTcgaaactttttttttctattatttcaacgttatgtttttttattattattaatattgataactccattttttcaattatttacttttgcatggtattttattttgttctaATTATTATACACCGTACATTTTTGCATACTTTTTTTATGGTTTAATTATATTCTCAGGATATAGATGTTTATTTCATTGGAGTAATATCATAATTACTCTcaatttgtattattataactACTGTATATGTAACTacttaatattatatttttagtattaattattaatttgctgattttttttcatgctcaattcaaatatttttttttggtttaattcttaaatatttaatgttGATGGTTGTACACATCCGTACATTctcaattacaaatttaaagtaatcataatattatgCAGGTATATctgtttttattaaaatggCTATCATATATATAGCAAGATAGAACAATAGTTTGCTTTTaagagaaaataaattttaaatgatatcATCAGTGGTACtcaatcaattaaataagagaagaaaaaggATTGAAAGAATACGAAGTAATATAACAACAAATGAGCTCGAGGATAAATCAGAGAATCctactaaaaaaataaaaatatcaaaagatacaaataatgaagtAGCTCAAgagaaatatatagaatCAACTATTATACAAAATCAACTAACTAGTGAAAAAGATACTAACAAAGATGGCgttgataaaaatagtgatgaagatagtaatgaaaaagatgatATCGAGGATATAAAGGAGAATATTGAAACTACTGAAGATGATAAAGATGATAAATATACAGCCGactttaaattaaaattaaaaccaAAATTAGATGAACTTCGAAAAAGAACAGATAAAGCTTTAAAAGATGCTTTGCGTCGTAGACTTCTTGAAGAGGCAATTGAGCCCATTGATGAAAAAAGCAATAATATTGGATCTCAAGATACTGAATCGACAGAAaatctaaataataatagcaatttTCAAAACACTGTGGAGGATTCCACTGAAGAATCTGAAAAAGTTAGTAATGGAATAAGTGATTCTGAAATAGCTAAAGAGCAGCCTGTTGTTTAGAATATTAGTATTCGAATCAACCtctgataataatataagtAAGCAATTGTATATTACACAAGtctataaatattataatagtgcacaataattaattatataaaaatttatcaatattacGATACTGAGCCTTTTCagtaaaagaattttatattaatttaattattcatAGGTAGAAACGGCATCATATAAATAGATGATACCAAATAAGAAGAAACAAGCAGACCCAGCCAATGTGACATTTCTCAAACTAATTTTACCTGCTAATAGCATACCACCAATAATAGCAACACCGGTACAAGCAATATGGCCGATGACTGCACCTGCAATAACATACCAATATTGACTATCAGAAGCCAAAGCAATAATACTTATTTGAGAACGATCACCAAATTCAGCAAGGAAAATCATAACAAAGATTTGAATCCATAGTGGTGATAGAACTAAGGATGCTAAGTTATAAATTTGAGAAGTAAACTTTTGGGCAGCAGTTTCTGGTTGTTTGGGTCCCTTGGTACCACTTTCAATGCTATCATTTTGAGCGTTGATGGAATCAGCAgctaattcttcttcaacttCAGCTAATTCCTCTTCAACCCCAGTATTTTTATCCATAGCTAAACCTTCTTTGCATAATTTATAACCAAATACGAAGAAAAGGCCAGCAGCAAGTAGTTTGGCCATGTATTCTGGAATAAAAGACACGAATGTATGGCCAGCAAGACCGGAAAGAACAGTCATAATAGCAAGAGAAGTAGCAGAAGCAGAAAAGACAATCCATCTTGAATTGCGCATAGCCATTAAAGCAgcaattaaaaaagttttatCTCCAATTTCGGAGGCACTAATCATGGAGATGGccattaaaaatgattgaTAACCTTTGACTGGAGAACCATcattgttgttattagttgaAACAGTTGGTCTAGTGGCTTCAGTAGTTCCAGTCATAGCTGAATCAACCAATTGAGAAGCTACCAGTGGAAGTAAAGTAATAACTAAATAGAATAATCTAGCTGCagatttcattttcagCTTGAATAAATATGTTAAAATTACTGGTGCTTAATGCTTCAGATCCAGTACTTCAGGCTTGTGAAGATTCTAATTAAATAGacccaaaaaaaaattggtaaCAAGAgtatattagaaaatataaagttaTTTGATAAAGCTAATGatgttaatttattatgCAGAAATTCCTAGTGCAAAACTATCATCTATGGTAAAGGagaatcaattaaaatctATAGCGGTTTTTtcctaaaaaaatatatttcaaatacgtcgatgaaaaattgtttCACGCGGATTACTAAGAAGAGAGTTCTACTAGATCAGGAACTATCAATAACTAAATTACCCTATCGTGTGTTTAATTGTGAATCCAATAATATGATTGATATGGATATGAGTGATAAT
Proteins encoded in this window:
- the ATP4 gene encoding F1F0 ATP synthase subunit 4 (similar to Saccharomyces cerevisiae ATP4 (YPL078C); ancestral locus Anc_8.549) — its product is MSNLVTKYAVNRQLLRSSLFKSTSTSLKNIRPLSSTTPRSNEKTPVSPSIKATSIINSLPGSSILSKTGILVTGAAASVYAISNELYVISDESILVLTFLGFMGLVAKYISPLYGDFANERMNKVSSILNSSREKHMNAVKERIEDVKSLDSVVDTTKLLFDVSRETVELEAEAFELQQRVELATEAKSVLDSWVRHEDNIKKLQQKQLVASVKDRIESMLGDSKFQEQVLNESVTEIENLLR
- the MED8 gene encoding RNA polymerase II mediator complex subunit MED8 (similar to Saccharomyces cerevisiae MED8 (YBR193C); ancestral locus Anc_8.551) gives rise to the protein MDDSAHVIAPHVTSAGIPTQALDAARLRLAQLAQSLRRLRDELAQPRPPAAHTLNAQLAVAQAQLASAAATLQHFRSTLRSAVAYPSSSFPTTSQEALLLALLRTKRTPEVDAALARAIDAGSDTTPHDDARDGRWAVQAVAAARALHDDEEEEDPRMAVPVRTRTTTSDRAAAEQVLGFCFSGV
- the MOT1 gene encoding DNA-binding ATPase (similar to Saccharomyces cerevisiae MOT1 (YPL082C); ancestral locus Anc_8.555), which codes for MTSQVSRLDRQVVLLETGSTQVVRNMAADQLADLAKQHPEDILSLISRVYPFLLAKKWETRVTAARAFGGIMAHYPIWEADTDSIKTESIPTIKEEDFHNDLSHMYSLDQWDMSSLLKSGKTLLASGTEEYSVDEVPTKSLKTQSSSTPNSNSNSNSNSTATSSSAPPASKKSARMMAMQKRKQRMKSKTVSPTAPTTTITSTSNSSEFKNPKLSLKQKDTPSSTLQSAKIAKDKLILEKFIDQQNETCWPVQPIYDLLLNNLIDENWEIRHGSSLGLRDLLKKHSSSIGKLSNLNQEENNKRNLKYLEDLATRIITIFTLDRFGDYVYDTVVAPVRESAAQTLATLIHDLKDITLLTKIFNSLKILVLQNNQEFKSDTGIRKIWEATHGGLLGLRYFVSIKTDFILQNNYLNDIIDIVIYGLNQTDDDIKSVATSILIPITNEFINLNNEKIDVVLTTTWASLSQLDDDLSSSVGSVMDLLSNLCQHEKILDILKLKAVQFPSEWSFKSLVPKLYPFLRHSISSVRKSVLNLLLTFLNLKDDSTKSWINGKIFKLIFQNILFEQNDEILKLSFQLYQLLLNQYKSKHTEKSIDHIFSKHLQPMLHLLNTPIGENGKNYSMETQYILKPSINYKLHPEKKRSLSNPQVSISNPQDSTSNSNSVKDSSDIPIPESILNEHINIDVPMINGDIALLGPEIIYNTRILAAKAFGLTLSYFKFQILKPFFEKVLVRCLELPYATPRLLCAIIMSTFCKEIKSKNISIDKDNNNLIELVSNCFGPLMYEQLSSPSTSLPSFREIVPCLKALRTQCQTLLTTFVDVGMLPQHKLPTVAVIVQGEKDAGQQAFSIEMAEKICNEYYDKLFKSMNNSYKLLAKKPLEDAKNRVLFNVQLAKEAQSSRTSGIVANYSSAYLLFNGLPTKLNPIIRSLMDSIKEEKNQTLQQMSGDSIIYLLNLLIENKRINVLNKIIKNLCGFICVDTSEVPEFKQQIPSNNNPDSISNDDYILTLIKEKTSLAVQDDANLLRMTQEAQIKRKGALYTLMQIFGTYGTQVFDKIEFLKNHIFDPLDKLNSIAKDDQSEITDSLGQSMVDSLGMLRALYGSMDKKFHEEFIIPYFPIILKFLTSKFSVFRYSAARTFADFAKASPVQVMTFIIRNVLPLLNNAGSVIDRQGSVELIYHMSLSMETDILPYVIFLIVPLLGRMSDSNQDVRNLATTTFASIIKLVPLEEGIKDPEGLPEDLMQGRERERDFIQQMMDPSKAQEFKVPVAIKATLRKYQQDGVNWLAFLNKYHLHGILCDDMGLGKTLQTICIMASDQYLRKQEYEETKSIESRPLPSLIICPPSLTGHWESEFEQYAPFLKILVYAGGPSVRVPLRSQLNASDIIVTSYDVTRNDSDILSKLDYNYCVLDEGHIIKNSQSKLAKAVKQIRANHRLILTGTPIQNNVVELWSLFDYLMPGFLGTEKSFQERFAKPIAASRNSRTSSKEQEAGALALEALHKQVLPFMLRRLKEDVLQDLPPKIIQDYYCELSDLQKQLYQDFAKKQKNVVEKDIENPAEMDNKQHIFQALQYMRKLCNHPSLVLSPGHPQLAQVESYLKQTGLELHDIVNAPKLNALRTLLFECGIGEEDMEKKSTSSLQSQLLKTENVISQHRALIFCQLKDMLDMVENDLFKKYMPSVTYMRLDGSVDPRNRQEVVKKFNEDPSIDCLLLTTKVGGLGLNLTGADTVIFVEHDWNPMNDLQAMDRAHRLGQKKVVNVYRIITKATLEEKIMGLQKFKMNIASTIVNQQNSGLASMDTNQLLDLFDADNVPSQESEERQRMALYKWMILQMKLV
- the TBLA0H03690 gene encoding uncharacterized protein — translated: MISSVVLNQLNKRRKRIERIRSNITTNELEDKSENPTKKIKISKDTNNEVAQEKYIESTIIQNQLTSEKDTNKDGVDKNSDEDSNEKDDIEDIKENIETTEDDKDDKYTADFKLKLKPKLDELRKRTDKALKDALRRRLLEEAIEPIDEKSNNIGSQDTESTENLNNNSNFQNTVEDSTEESEKVSNGISDSEIAKEQPVV
- the GDT1 gene encoding putative ribosome biosynthesis protein GDT1 (similar to Saccharomyces cerevisiae GDT1 (YBR187W); ancestral locus Anc_8.557); amino-acid sequence: MKSAARLFYLVITLLPLVASQLVDSAMTGTTEATRPTVSTNNNNDGSPVKGYQSFLMAISMISASEIGDKTFLIAALMAMRNSRWIVFSASATSLAIMTVLSGLAGHTFVSFIPEYMAKLLAAGLFFVFGYKLCKEGLAMDKNTGVEEELAEVEEELAADSINAQNDSIESGTKGPKQPETAAQKFTSQIYNLASLVLSPLWIQIFVMIFLAEFGDRSQISIIALASDSQYWYVIAGAVIGHIACTGVAIIGGMLLAGKISLRNVTLAGSACFFLFGIIYLYDAVSTYE